agcagacatgtcggcagcggaggttggttacgcgcatcgccacagccggtgaacgtctgcacgatgcgcttagacaacctcccgtgccggaactccccctgtggaaagtgctggcagggaaggctgtctcagcgtatcggagagtaggatgcaggtcccctgcaccgctgcgggggatctgtatcctaaccccgctgcctgcccggaactgcatgtcccgggcaccGGGCGATACGAactgcgcattcctgcgctagaccccgaatataggatgcacccccactttaaagacacTAAAGTGGGAggaaaaagtgtggcctatattcgggcaaatacggtatatagtctGACCCTGAGTTTTGTTTATGCTCATTGCAAAACTTAAACATGGTATCCATGCTAATGTAAAGAACAGTGTCACTGGTCATACGTCCGGTATTCATTagattacctgacatttgcaacAATATACGGTATGTACGTACACCCGAACGTTTATAAGTCTTAAGGGCTAATTGCGGtataatgccagtaaaattggCACAAAGACGTAAGGGCAAAATTCCGGTAAAAATACCTCTAGGGCGTAACACTGATTATCAATTATAttcaacagtgtattttactttaaaggtAATCTGTCGTGTTGCCATTAATTTACTAAGCTCCTCCGTTTGAAAACAATGGGATGACATACTGCGTTACTCACTCAGTTACCAAAGTCTATCTTATTATAGAGATATTCAGATGCCAGTCATTGACAAACTACCAACTTAAACAAGGCAAGGTCAGGTCTCTGATCCGGTAAAATGCCTGTCTCTCGATTACTGTTGATGTTTATTCCCTTGTATTTGTTTTACACATGTAACGCTAGAGGTGTTGTTGCGATTGTAAACATTCACCAAGATGAACTTCAAAACAAGAAGCATCCCCTGCAgcagaaatattattaataatgtttacTAACAGTATATAGTGAAATAGATGCTCGGTAAACCAGCACTGGCTCAGTATGAGTAATACGATGCTATCCCACGACTGCTGTGATGAGGCTCACAGTATAGCGGGTAACTTATATCCCCCGCCCTTAATAGGAAGTATTTTGCCCCCACAGACTGGAGTATAAGACTTATATATTGGGCAgatgaataataaaatgaatagaaGAGTATCACGGAAACGTCCCTACAAGTGTTTGCAACCCAAGGGAAGCTATAATGTATGCATTAAGCAGGTTGATATGCTTCGGGAAACTTTAAGAACATTAGAAGTTTATAGGTGGCTTGGGACCCCTTTTGATCTATGAGGACACGTGATCATACTTATTATAACCCCATCGCTATACTGCATTATACTATACATACGTCTATAATAAACCCTACATGCGGCATAGATGACTTCTATGCGTACCAGTGCGAGCAGGAAGTAACGTGGAAAAGGGGCAGGAGACCATAACCCAGAAAGTAAAACGTGTCGCGCTTCGCACGTCAGTGTCCATTAATGGCGTTACACTGTGGCCCTTGCTGTCACAGTACGGGGCTCACCTTGCGCGGTACTGCCGACAATAACACAAGACGACGAGCAACTTTCCTTTGGCGCCATACACAGTCAAGCAGCGACGACCAACCAGAGCGCGCGACGTCACGGAGCGGAAGTGACCTTTCACCTCTCATCCGATAGCTGGAGGAGCTTTGCGGGAGAAGTTCCGAATGTGGATTCGGAGCCGTGATTGTTGTGCAGCGATCTGGCACCTTGTCTGAAGCGTTCATGGAGTTTATTGCAGTTCACTGAGGTTACAGGAAACAGTGTCCCGGACGAATCATCTTTACTTCCGGGTCCTGACTATTTACCGCTCTCCTGTCAGTTATGGAGCCGATGAGAAGTCAAGCGCTGAAGTTTTGTTACAGGCGGTTGGTGGGGAGGCGGAGCACCGACACGCTTACCCGAAGCTGGAGGAATGTGATCGGACGGGTGATAGGAAACAGTATTCCTCATTATGCGTGTTCCCGGGCATTTGTCAGCAGTTGTGGGAACATTGCACCACAGAGCAAGTTGCAGCCGAAAAGCACCTGTAGTTACTATCACACACGGACGTTTTGTGCGTCTCCTCAGAGCAGGTTGTGCTGGAGCTGTCAGTCTGTTGTGAGCCATGCTGACTTTTTCTGTCCCTCCTGCAATTCTCTGCAGCCCCCCGATGAAAGGAAGGACTATTTCCAAGTGCTCGACTGGTAAACGTATTGTTTTACACCTCGTGCTTGTGTGCAGCAAGGCAGAGcaaacacattggggtgttATGGTTTGTGTAATTAGCACAAATCACACTTTGGGGTTTACTAAAGGGAAAGTTATCAGGAGACGTGGGTCCaagcccagtgagcttctgtcGCAGAAAAAGCTTggttggtcctgtataatgtatagtttaatcgGTGAGCTTTCTCCAGTTTATTGAGTTATGCAATGTacaccacaactctccctttaatgaATACACCCATGCATGTTGACTGGATATTCCTGAATATACATACAGCTTtcaaaaagtacatttaaaaaaaaaaaaaaaacataatcctggttatatatgtgtgtgtatacatatatataatcgcTTCATAAGGTTGACTGTGGAAGTATTATTCAAGACAGAATTCTGCGTTTAATGTCTCTTTAAAAACTGCCCTATATCATGCCTCTAGATCACAATACAAACCAGTGCAACCAAGTGAAGGTATTTGTCAAggttgtaaaaatgatgattctTGAATCATGCCTGATCTGGCCACTGATACCAGgctatgccatgctatcacacgcatgttcattcactcattcatatactcatactcgtattcattcccttaatcacacacacttgcttaatcacacatacttgctcatacactATCCCCCACCAGAACTGCAGGTCTCTcactgctgcttccctctgtcctctaccctctctcctcctGGGTAGAAGGAACAGAGCAGACTCATGTGGCGCACATTCACGTCACTCTGCTGGGTTTCTGCTTCTCCTGGTcggtacaagagacgctgctcgcacactgtgctaccaacgcacaggtaagcagcagggccgcTGCGGACAATTATTTTCGGCCCTTTTATTTTGgcgataatgcccttttcagCCTTTGTATTTCGCCACCGGTTTATcggtgcattatatatatatatatatattattaattatctgTTTGTTTCACCGGCTCTTATAATTTAGATGAATGTTTACTGGTGAAcgttgtaaaaatatattctctCTAGTTATTTGTACTTTTGTTTTACAGTTAATCTGAAATGTTCAATAAACTGCTAATTAAgggttacacacacacattctatatGCCTAAACATACTAagaatcattattattttggatAATTACCAACTCTGCGTAGTCCGTTCTAATACACTGAATTCCTTTCTCCAAGCAAgattataatttttacatgtcCAAGCAATAAATTGGATTAAAGTGGCCATTTGAATCCCGCGTTAATCCTTTTTGTGTGCTTTCTTTTTCTAGTGAAACATCGTTTGATCTCGATATTCAAGAACTGCAGAAAAAATACCGGAATCTCCAACGTTTTCTTCATCCAGATTACTTTAGTCAAAAGTCTCAGGCAAGTAGTTATCTATTAGAACGACACCGATTGTTTGTTTATTCTCGCCATGTCTATTTCTTCTCATGAGCATAGGCAAGTAGTGAGTTATTAAAAACCACTAcaaacctttttcttttcttgcccCCCTCCTTAAATTTTCATACTTCAAGAGTGATCATCAACAGTGTAATCGGTCTTACAAGACTGGAaaaatttgcttttgttttaataCTCCATGATTCAGAATATGCTTTTTAATTGGTTGAATTATAACTAATGGGGTTTGGTTAGCGTGGGCTCTGAGGTTAGTCATTCTTCCGTTTTTGAGCATATTACAAGCTGTTGCCTTGGATGAGACCAGTAAAGGACACAGTTGAATATACCAGTGTGTAGTAAGCCTGGTAAATGGAATTGATCTTAATGTCTCCACCTCTTTAGATTGAACGAGATATTTCAGAGAAACACTCTTCTTTCGTCAATAAAGCTTATAAAACTCTTCTGTCTCCGCTAGAAAGAGGAATATATCTGGTAAGTGTTTTTAGATCTATTGCAAGTATCCTATATAATATTTGTGGAGTTTCACACTATACAGATAATAAAAACTGTGTTTCGACAGGGCCGCCTAATTTATcaagttattttattatgtagcAATACATTTTAGTTTGTATTGTTTTGAATTGAGCAAAACtcttatctaaaaaaaacaacagtttgTAGCCATAAAACCTCTGACAGACATGGGGTATGTTAGTGGTTGGTTAGTACCACCTGTAGGAAAAATAACATTCATCACAGTGCTTTCAAATTGCCGTCCCAAGAGTGCAGATTTCCTTCGATTTGTTTTAAAGGAGGTGGTAGCGCAACTGTTCAAAATACTGCCAATGCTTTGTCTGACTAATTATAACTCTTAACTATAAGAATCCATAACAAGTGGTTAAATTAtaagaaatatgttttacttGTAGTGGGGATTTTatcaaaatgtttataaaaggtGACTTGAAAATAATTTTCAGTCCTTTTGTTTAATAATAAGCTTGTATTATCTTAAGAGTTTACAAATCCTTTATTGGCTTCTTTTCCTCTCTAAAGCTCAGTATCCAGGGCATTACAATTAAGGAAGGTGCTGACAGTGGAATGGGCCCTGAATTTCTAAATGAAATATTGGAAATCAGTGAGCATCTTAATGAAGTTAACACTAGTAGAGAAATTGAAGATGTTGGGCACACCATGCAAGGTACCActtgttttattctttcattgTATATAAAAAGAACACTACTGAATTTAGAACCCaaacaagtgtgtgtgtgtgtgtgtgatttttttatatatatatatatatatatatatatatatataatattatatttattacacacacacattactttTCATTTGTGTATTGTCCAAACGCCAAAATCCTGGACATAATAAAATTCAATTTACAGTATCATGGGCTTGATTTACCGGTAAATCATCAACAGGCAGAAGAGTGCATTATCTAATGGAACAGATTTGCCACAGGATAATTTCCTAAAATATTGGATGGgttaccatgttttttattctttgtaaaTCTACTCCCGTTGTTTACAAGGTGTGCGTGATTTTaatcataattttatttaaatttgtatCCAAAGTGTAACATTTGTTGTGTTTCAGTTTCATTTACATCAGTTGTGACTTGTCATAGAACGACAATttttaaaacacactttttcatatgaatatactgtatacattttatacagaaaaaaactgcAGGACCAcagtttcaaaaaataaaataatgcactatGATCATATAGTCAGTTTGCTTACAATAAATAATCTGATTATAGTTATCCCAAGTACCTTTCAAAcgtttctatttgttttttttggttatgaATAAGCATAATTGtgtaactttttttcccttaccTTTATTTTCACAGACAAGTGTGAAAGATTAATAGAAGATATCAGCAATGCATTTCAGCAAGGTATTATGTTTGGGGAAAATCTGTGTTTGCATACGTGTCCCGTTCAATACCATAAACACGGAATTCACAAGTCTCACTAAATTACATGTTAAGTAGTGGGGACTAAAATACAGAAACTTGGAAATTGAAAAGAATTGGGGAAGCCAACATCACCATCATGTATACGAAGGCATTAAAGTGTTTtggtaaatgttattttaatgttctCAATAAAGGGGCACAATATGACATTGCCCTGGATTGTTGCCGAGTTTTGCTGCCTGTGTGTCTAGTCTGGGATAGAATGTGCAAGACATTTTCAACACTGTTATATAGGAAAATATAGcagaaaaaactaaatatatgtatttgttttgtacAGGTGACCTTCATGGAGTTAAGACGCTGTTAACAAAGATGAAATATTATTCAAACATACTAGACCAAGTTAAAAAGAAACTAATAccttagatatttttcatacttgaCTTATACTGCACCAAGTAAAAGCACTCAACGATTTAAGCCATGAAGAAACCATCTATCACTTTCTAAGCATCACAGATTGTATAGTAAACTGGCTTTGGATGAattttatactgttttattAAACAAGTCTGTGTGTCCTATGCTTATATAAAGGAACGTGAAGAGATTTCCAGGCTGTCGTACTGTGAGACATCGATTCTGAATGTTTGAACCAGCCCGCGGATGTTAGCCGTAACTTATAGAGAATACAATTGTGGTGGAAACTGTTAAAAGTGGTGCAACTATTGCACCAACTATGTAGTGTTCTGACTCTTTGCTTCGCTTTCCTCATTTTGTACCAGGGAGGCTCATAACTTCCATTTAACTACCGCAGTCTATCAAGATATTGAGTAGACAGATCAAGACTTAAAACAGAATCGCGTACATCTGCACCTTGTGGCATaggtacatattttatttaaaagtacaTCTTTGAACAGGTTTTATTCTATTTGATGTTTGTAgtgcaataaaattaaaatattcattgaatttttaaaatgttttattaaacattggTGTAAAAACTATTTTGTCTTTTGTTACTTCTCTGAATGATAAATTTAaggaaatattaatttcatgGACCCCCCTTAAACATATACTATTCATTTATGTGGTCAATGCTCATATGAATTTGCTGTCGGCTTGTTTGATTCCCTTTTGTTTCTATAATGGTCATGAACTGTCGGTTTCCCCATTATGCCATGCtgcatttataaattaataaatattattaaaaaggacagtacaaatgaaaaggatggggaagaggaaaagaagaggggaaaaaaaactaacacgAGGGATATTATTCTAAAGTTgcaatttgtatacattttacaaaaacgTCAAGGGTATGTAAATGATAAAGCCAcaagaaactttttttaagcttttttttttttttttttttttttttttaaaaaaaaacaacccattgggaaataacacttttttacataagtattttacattttacaaattttaaaaaatgtattgataCATTTGTAACAGTGATACCAATAGGGCACTTTTGCCAAAGTACATAGCTTAACACCTTTGAGAATCCCTGTTTAAATCCCTGTTTTACGGTCACTATCTCCATGGCACCAgtacaacaaacaaaaatgcatttgattTTGTTTCCATAGCCATGCCTGTGTTGTGTGATTGGTTGAATGGAGCTTTTGAGCATTTCATTGGCTAGTAGAAATGTCACTCACATACCTGACCCTGCAAGTTCAGTTGCTTGCACGTTTAACACAGATCTAGCAGAGGGTTGCAATGCCGATGTAACTGTCAGCGTAGAAAACATTATGCTTTCTGGTTTTCGGCCCTTAAATGGattgggtttttgttttaactcttaAGTTCTGGGAACATATTCTCTAAACACAGAACTGATTTGCACAACTGTTTCAGAGATATCATTAAGATGGTGTTAAGCAAGAGGTTTTCTAAGGACATCAGCTCAGTCCTTCCCTCAGTAGAAGAAGCCAAggatgcagaggaggaggaaacAAGCCAAATCAGCTTAGGGGGGATCCCAAGCAGACCGCCTAGCAGACCACTGGCAAAGCTAAGTCGCGGAAGTGTTGACAGCAAAGTAAGTCATTTTATTAAAGATTTTACCCCTTCTGATAGTGATCAGTGTGTTCTCAAGGGGTTTCCATAGCTCCTATGGGCATTTGCCAATTTTTAACTCTCGAGTTAGGGTTTATTTGCTAAATGGTGAGTTTGTAATTGAGCTGAGCGTGAGATGAACCATTTTACATATCCTAGTTTAACATTGTAGTAGGAGTGGTCTACCCCAGCAAGTTTCTCGAAGGGCAGCTACCACCATTTTTATGACTATTATCacgttcaaaaaaaaaagttattgaaATATTGTGCTggtttttatatgtattgttttcacGTTATATAATCTTATAATTATTCACAATTTGCGAAGAGGAGCAGAGACTGTCAGGTAGGAATGATTTGCATAGCTGGTTCAATTATGGGCCCATCTcagtgaactacatttcccatgattccCAGGGTGTCTTAAGCAtgactgagaatcatgggaCATGTTGTTCTTGTAGATGTGCTATTCCTATCTGAGCCACTGACTGGTgagcaaggaaaaaaaaacacactacaCGTGCAATAAGATATGACAAAAACAGTggattagatttttttcccataaggGTAGTCTTTTATTCAGGCATTTTCCCCCCCAATAAGATCCAAAATTtgaggggtcatcttataatcagagttgtcttataatcaagcgtTTTATAAATCATTATGCCATATTGCTTGATTGAAATCTGCATTAACAAAAGTAGGAGTATGTATCATTCTTGTcacaaataaaaccattttaacCAGGTACAGTCTTTAATATCCCAATAGATATGCCTTTtcttataaaaacacattttgctttaaagCAGTATTGCCTGGCTGCTTGAAGGCTTTACTTCCATTAAGATTGTCTCATGGTGTCCATGGTCTTCTGTACAGACAGTGCAGAAAACATCCAGAATAAAGTCAGAAGAGGATGATGAAAATGTGGATGCCAAATCAAGCGGGGTCCAAGATCAAGCTGAATCGGAGGCTTTAGAGAAAGGCACGGAAGAACAGTGTGCCAAAcctaaagaaaaagaagaggattGGGACACCGACTTAGAAATAGAAGGTTGGTGATATATTACCATATTACCATGTTTCTTCTTTCATTATTTACTGCCTTTACTCAATAGTGAAGGAATGCCTTCCCTATTGTCGCAAGCAGTGACTCTTGAACCTACActgcaaaaaacagaatatcAAGAATATTTATGATAAAAGCCCAgcactaattaaaataaaattatattatatatattattagattatatattaaaaaagtctTGTTATACCTTGAGTTGAAGTGTAAGTTGTCTTGTTTCATTGGCAGATTTGTATACTTATttcaagtaaatatatatatatatatatatatatatatatatattcaaaatgttttttatttcttatttttgatGGTCATTTTTTGCAGTGCAGTCCAGGTCGTTTACATATCATAATCAAACAGTATGTACAGTAATGATCCTTATCAAACAATACCATCATTTTGCTGTCCATTTAAAGTGACACAGACATGTAGAAGGGTCTGCTTCCATAATGTAAAAGGAGGAGCTGAGGAGGCCAGTCTCTTCCATTTATTATTCTTGACAGCAGGCCCAAACTGGCcatcagaaaaaatgggcaaatgTACATACTCAGTGTGGCCTGAACATACCAGGTGTGATTTTTATCCCTGGTCCTCTGCACAAGTCAAGGTAGTAGCTTTACTAAGTACATGGATAATTGTGAAAGGCCGCATACTGGTTGCAGGGCTGACCCCCAGGAAAGTTAAGATCCGCAGGCAGTTTCTTGCTGACATTAAGATACCAAGTGGAGGTGCCTTCACTATCTTACCCCCTACACAGGCAACTATGCTATGGATGGCCCTGGCCATCTGCATGTGATTCGAGAGCTGCCCTTTGTTATAATTCTTTGTGGTTTTTACTCTACAGATGTAGCTGTAGCATTAACCTAACATATCTGTGAATTCTCCCATTCTAGAAGTCAAGGAATCATATGATCCCACTGGAAAAGCTAGATATTTGTCAGCCTGTCAGTATCTCGGTGTGGTACCGGTTTCTTATTTCTTACGTCACATGCAAGATTCTGATCTTGTAATGAGACACCATGGATTGGGCTTGCAGGTAAGAATGCACTATAGGGGGGGGGTGATGCTGTACAGCCCCAGTGTGTAAATTGTGTATATGGGTCCCTTGGGTTGAGCagttggagagcagggtgggccaatgcttcATTCCACTGCCCAGTGAAAGTTCAGGTCAGACTTTGCGAAAGACTTAATGTCTACAGGATCCAGTTTGGGATTCCCATGAAGCCTGCATAAGgtacaggtgctggacatttcAAATCCCCTGAAGCCCAAAAATCAGGGAGACTATTGAGTGGAGAAGAAGTTCCCCTGGGATCCCAGGGCAAGGAAGAAGATCTCTGATCTAAGTGTGGCATAACCTGCATGGACCCATGTGTACTGTCTGCTAgcacaatgtatatataatgtgtcacACATACCTGCAGTGGATACGTTGTGGATGTCACAgccactttaaccctttgagtgctgggCGTCTGGCCAAAATTCTTCCACTGGGAGACCAGGACAGTTTGAACAAGTTTTGCATTCTTTCCTGGGAAAATGTTGTATTCTTAGGCAATAGTTCCTCTTTGATTGGCAGCTGACTTAACATGAACTTTGCATAATGggacttgattttttttttttttttttttttcaggctgTTAAAGCCCTGGCTCTTTCTCTGGTGACCAATACTTCAATTGTGCGCTTGGACCTCAGTGACAATTGGCTAGAAGGAGATGGAGCTGCAGCAATAGCCGACATGCTGAAGGAAAATTGCTACATATCAGGTAATTCTGACTTTGTGTCATAAAAGACTATTTACACCTTCCTTCCAAAATATGTAGGAAATGCTGTAATATTTGCAGTAGACACTGGTTCCTTGACAAATATAAGTGAAAATCTTTGCACGTTACAAAGGCCACTATGATATTTCACAGGTAAATGCAATCCCTGCAACTAAGAATGGGATTCCAATGCATGAGAAATAATAGGTcagatataaagaaaatatattcttcaAAGTAGTTTATAGCTATTTCAAATAAAGTTAACCAACATCTCCATATTGTGATATCATAGAGGTGCTTTGTAAAATATAGCGTTTGCCATGCTATCTATTAAAATAGATGATTGATGTAGacccatgtatgtattttttctccttGTTAATATTCCGCTCATTGAACCTCAATCCTTGagaattgacttttttttgtgttttctgttttgctATAGACAGTGTGTTGTAACAATCTGATTACTGATTTATTTGTACAGAGATCTACCTTTCGGGTAACAAACTTGGACTGAAAGGTGCCAAAGCCTTGTCACTTATGCTTGTTGAAAATACAACACTGAGAAAAATCGGCCTGTCTGGAAATGAGTTTAACGACCAAGCAGCTCCTTACATTTCTGATGCCTTCATGAACAATCAAAAGCTGGAATCAGTGGACCTCAGCCATAACATGTTCGGAGATGGATCAGGTATTGACATATTTAACGGCTTACTTGCAATGTTTGCTACCAAAGATTCATTTTTCTCTGTGGTCTGAAGGTCCAGGGCATTGTGATTTTATTgataaacatgtaaataagCGTGTCCACGTTAGCTAAAATAAATGCTGAGTTCTAAAAGCACCCAGTTGTCTACAGCAAGCGTAAGGGATAAATGAAATCTGAAGTACGTCCAAAGGGGCATTGGTCAGTTAAATCAGAAGTTTATTTGtcgtttataaaaaaaaaaattaaatgcccTTAAGACTAATAATGTGATGTCAGGTGTAGATGCATCTGATGCATCTGGTGATGTCACTTGATGTCAATTGTAACAGATGGCATAGCTTGCTTTAAAATAGCTATGAAGAggttaaaagttattttatccTATTAAGGATAGCAAAGCCATTGTTTGGGCAAGAATTATTTTATGcttctttttttgtcatttatttaaatattttgatttaatttGATGATTAAAGAAATCATTAGATGTTAATAATGATTTGAATGAGTTTGATTTTAATCAAATATACCCTGCTTAAATCCCACAGATTTTAATCAAAACAAACTTCATATTTCTGctaaattaaatttatatttgaagAGAGAACATtcctaaatattttcttttgtttaaatcTCCTTAATATAGGTGAAATTCTCGGTACGGCAATTTCTGAAAACACAGGAATATTGGAGCTCAATCTAAACTGGAACAATTTTCGTGGAAAGGGAGCTGTGGCCTTAGCAAAGGGCATAGGGGTAAGCGCATGGGATAGGAAAAATGGTTAACATCTAATTATTTACTAGTAACATAGGTTTTCAATGGCGTACTATACCATATGTTACACTACTGTTACTGAAACATAGGTTTCATTTGGTAAAGTGTAAACAGTAACTGTCCCTGGCAGcctcaccaacaaagaatgcattctAAAGCCACTTGAAAAAACattcatatgcattctttaaaacttTAGACAAGCTACAGGTTTAGTGCTCCCAGTTCAACACGTCATCTGTGATCTGATGTTTAATGAGAGTCGGCACTGGAGCTGGCAGGCAAGGAGCATTCCTGTATGTGTACATTGAGCTTCAACAAGCAGAATAATGACCATGTTGCCTCTTCCAGGCTTCTGGCATATAGTTGTACAATAACAGGTGTACTAAGCAcaaaaatgtactgtatataaaccAGGAGGTTAGGTCTCTGCCCTATAGAACTCACATTCATATGCTACACGATGTGTAACCAACTTAGCTAGACTAAACGAACCAACTGACTGGAcattatataatgcaaaaacCTGTCCGTCTCCTCAAAAGATATGGCAACATAGGCTTCAACATTAAATCATTTTACtttgtgttgttatttttaggCCAATATCTTCATCAGAGTGCTAGATCTTTCATATAATGGATTTGGCAATGATGGAGCCGCTGCCCTAGGAGAGGCTCTGAAGGTTAACAATGTGTTGGAAGAACTCAATATCAGGTAAATACCTAGAtcctaaaaacatatatacgTTCTGCTAGCAGTCTATTAGAGTAAAAGGCACTTGCATAATTAAGCAGTAAACTTTTATTATACCTTGAAAATAGTGCACCAACCAGTTTCAGAGTCTTGTCGTTCTCTTTCTTTAGCCTACAATATTGCTAAGATTCTGTGTACCTTACATATTAGGATTTaagtataaatacattttctatagagAAAAAATAGTCTGGAGGAGGCCCTACAATGCAGCGCCAATTTTGTTAAGCTGGCCCCTAACCAGTATTTGTCAGCATTCTGCTAAAAATTTATATTCatacaaataactttttttttctggtaccGGATGGGTTAccctgaggttttttttttttttttagaatttgtgttaatgtttaagtctaaagatatattttactttaccttcttctatattttttttaaagcaacaaTCGCATATCCCTGCAAGGAGCTGTACGTTTCGCATTGTGCCTTAAAGAAAACAAGGTTTTGAAAGTCCTCAAGGTCAGTGTCCTGTCATCGTATCTAATGTATCGCTGGCCAGGCTACTGATAGACTGGACATGTGCATACATCAGAGGCACTTATTCCACTTTCCGTGGGGTACTTTGAAAGTAAACATAGACTAAAACCATTTACAAAGTCACCTTGCTCAAGATCTATGTGATA
The DNA window shown above is from Spea bombifrons isolate aSpeBom1 chromosome 1, aSpeBom1.2.pri, whole genome shotgun sequence and carries:
- the HSCB gene encoding iron-sulfur cluster co-chaperone protein HscB, with product MEPMRSQALKFCYRRLVGRRSTDTLTRSWRNVIGRVIGNSIPHYACSRAFVSSCGNIAPQSKLQPKSTCSYYHTRTFCASPQSRLCWSCQSVVSHADFFCPSCNSLQPPDERKDYFQVLDCETSFDLDIQELQKKYRNLQRFLHPDYFSQKSQIERDISEKHSSFVNKAYKTLLSPLERGIYLLSIQGITIKEGADSGMGPEFLNEILEISEHLNEVNTSREIEDVGHTMQDKCERLIEDISNAFQQGDLHGVKTLLTKMKYYSNILDQVKKKLIP
- the LOC128474823 gene encoding leucine-rich repeat-containing protein 74B-like; translated protein: MVLSKRFSKDISSVLPSVEEAKDAEEEETSQISLGGIPSRPPSRPLAKLSRGSVDSKTVQKTSRIKSEEDDENVDAKSSGVQDQAESEALEKGTEEQCAKPKEKEEDWDTDLEIEEVKESYDPTGKARYLSACQYLGVVPVSYFLRHMQDSDLVMRHHGLGLQAVKALALSLVTNTSIVRLDLSDNWLEGDGAAAIADMLKENCYISEIYLSGNKLGLKGAKALSLMLVENTTLRKIGLSGNEFNDQAAPYISDAFMNNQKLESVDLSHNMFGDGSGEILGTAISENTGILELNLNWNNFRGKGAVALAKGIGANIFIRVLDLSYNGFGNDGAAALGEALKVNNVLEELNISNNRISLQGAVRFALCLKENKVLKVLKMSRNPMKSEGCFAILKSVQANSESAIECLDFSDIIINKEFDDLCNSVKTTMPNLSVKHGGSSEDFKRSKTKADPVSKVRKYIAENNLQLAEWIGVTEDNTTISMTHEEFQHKLMSNGISMAEDEVQNLIDFLDKDKSGAIDFSAFQRALSS